CTTACCAGGAAGAAGAGTTCTGCCACTCCTGCCAGCCCCAGCAACTTTACTGCCTGTTTATAAGTTGAAGCGGGAACAACATGACCTTTCACCAATACATCAGCAATATTATGAGCAATGGTTTCCTGCTCATTTAAACCATAAGGATGACCACCTGCTGCCAGCGATGCTATAATATCATCCGGAAGGCCCAAAGCTGCTGCTGTGATCTCATGCGCATACAGTTCAAAGCGGGCGCCAAAAGCAGCACCTACAGTAAGTATAACCACTTCACGCACCCGCTTGTTAAGTGTTGCGTGCATATCAATAGCCCGCAAAAAGCTCAGCGCTGGTATGCCGAACTGCGGATAATGCAGCATCGGCGGGAAAGGACCTAACAATGCCCCCTGCGCATCAAGCATGGTTACCTGGCTTTGGCTCCTGCCAACAAGACTGGCTATCTCATCATGTACATGGCGGATCTCAGGGCTAAGGGTATCCGGTGGTAATGGTTTTATACGCATGGCTAGATGATTTCATTGGTAAACTGACCATCGATCAGCATAAAGATCATGCGGCAGATCTTGCCGGAGCGGTTCGCCCAGGCATGATTTGTACCGTTCTGAATAACAATATCACCCGCCTGAATAGTTGTCTCTGCCCGGTCAAGGACCAATGTTATCTCACCTTCAAGTACTATCCCATAATCCACCGTTTTTGTCCGGTGCATTAAAGGATGAGGAGCGGCTTCATCTGATGTGGAGGCCTTTGCATCTCCCATAGACCTGAATTTAGCTACTGCGTCTGCTGAAGTAAGTTTCCTTATTTCTTCTCCTTCCGGCGGAAATTCGATCACCCGGATGCGGGTACCACTTTTAGGAGGCGGTAAAACCAAACCTGGTTCATCCGGCTCGTTCGGCTGAGCCCGAATTAATGCAGGTGTTTCTAACGTATGCCATACTTCAAAGAAAGTAGGACCACCAACGCCGCCAACAAGTTGTGTATGCACAGGAGGGGCATCTGAAATAATGATGGCCTTTCCATCTGCATCATGCCCTGTTACAATGCGTCTGAATGTTTTCTGTTGCTGATCCATTTTAATTGTTCTTGGGTTTTTTGAAAACAAATACGCCGAGGTAGTGGAAGAATACGCCTATTGCCCATGCTGGTGTAGACCATAATGGCCAGGGGTAGGTCCGGTCCGTCAGATACCATACAAGCCAGATAGCCGGGGCGACAAGCAGGAATACAATTAAGTGGATCCTGAAGCCCTTTTTAGGATCGATAGGCGTGGTGGTGCCCCATTGAGTTGATTGTGTCATACAATTGGTTTTGGTGTTGTATGACTACTTATGTGCCATAAAAGTCCAGATCATTAATGCACTGAAAAACAATTTTTTAGATCCCCATATCAAAGGTTGGTTACTCCGAAACATTGGAGTTTAATAGCAAAACTCCGGAAACATCGGAGTTTACCTACTGCGAATAAAATTCTCTATATTGTATAAAATGCTCTTCGAAGGTTTTGTGATGTTATAGCCTTAAAAAACAAAACTATGCTCAGGCTGACGCTTATGTACATACTTTTCGGTGTACTGATGTCTTTTAACGGACAATCCCAAAGCTCCGCTAAAAAAGGACCTTCAGGCTATTCCTATTATCACCCGTCTAAAGACAAAGAATCATGGCAACGGCTGAATTTGTTGCTCAGCTCTACTTATCTCCTTGTTGCAAAGGAAGGCCAGGGCAGCCCGGACAGTTGTTTGCATGCAGCCAGCCGCTCCCTGGGTTTGAGCACGCTCCCTGTACTGGCAGAAGGGATCGGTGATCAGGAATTATTTGAACAATCGCAATGGGTTGACCGGCATGAACCAGGTGTTGGTATTCGTTTGCTTTCAAAGGCAACAGGTAGGAAACACCTGCAGTTGCTAATACTGCTGGGCTCCTACTATGCATTTCAACCTGGTCATAATAAAGATAGCGTTGGATATTTTCTGCACAAGGCGATAGCAGAAAGCAGATCTTTGAAGGAGGAAAGACTTGGCAGGATAGCACTTTGCCTGCTCGGAAAAATATATGTGGAGAAAAACGACAGCAAGGGTGATTCTATTTATAATGTCCTGATCAATCAATGCCGAAAAGCCGGTGATAAAGAAACAGAAGCAAGGGCATATGCTTACCGGGGTATATATACCTCTCCCACACGGGCTACCCTGCTAACAAAAGCTGCTGACCAGCAGAAAGCAGCGGATCTGTATCATCAACTTGGCAATACAGAAGCCGAGATAAATATATTAACCGATCTGGGTTATATGCTCGTTGTAACCGGGCAATTGAAAACTGCAAATGAAGTGTTCTTAAAAGCGCTTACACTTGCTGAAGCGATAAACTATCCTTATATCCACTATAATACGGAGGCGCTTGCCATGGTTAATGTGTATCAAAGCAAATTTGGGGAACCATTACGATATGCACTTCAAACAATCAGAGTTGCAGAAAGCTGCCGTGATAGTATCGGCTGGGGCTATTTTTATAGCCGCATGTCGCATCTTTACGAAATGGAGGGGAGATGGAAAGAGAGCGCTGATATGGCACAACTGGCAGTTAAAAGATTTATCGCAGACCGTAACCCCACAGTATACAATGCGTTACATCCGATAGTAATCTATCTCAGTGAACAAGGGCGTGCAAAAGAAGCCTACAACCTCGCGCTGGATGCGGTAAAAAAAGTAGGCATACCTCAGAATATTTCCGAAAAAATATTTTATTGCCATACACTTTCCAGCTGCCATCTATTCATGGGCAACCTCGATCTGGCAGAGATGTACGCCCGGGAAATGGACTCACTGGAAACTATAGCTGAAGGCATCAGGGGGCCGCTTCGGAGAACTTTGATCAACGATCAGTTCGCGTACATTCATTTTAAGCGGGGGCAGTACCGGAAATCAAGAGAATTACTGAAAAAACGTTTTGCAACTATCTTCATTGCAGGCAGGGACCTATCATCTGATCTGGTTGCATACCGTTGGCTGATCAGTATTGATTCTGCACTGGGCGACAAAGCTGCTGCAGTATCCCACTACGAAAAATACACACAACTGCTCGACTCCAATTTCAGGATAACCAAAATAAGACAGGCAGAGGAGCTACAGGTGATGTACGAAACACAGGAAAAGGAAAACCAGATCACACTATTAAATGAACAGGCAACCCTCCAAAAAGCCAATTTCAAACAGGCCAAACTGGTAAAAGACCTAACGCTTGCAGGCATTGCTGCTGTAATAATCATCGCGGGCTTATTGTACTGGCAGAACCGCTTGAAGCAAAAAAACGCCATAGTGATCACGCACAAAAATGAACAATTGCAGCAGTTGCTGACCGATAGAGAATGGCTATTGAAAGAAATACACCATCGTGTAAAAAATAACCTCCAGATAGTAATGAGTCTGCTCAATTCGCAGGCAGTGTATATAAATAATGATGCCGCTTTTACTGCCATCCAGGATAGTAAACGCAGGGTGTATGCGATGTCCCTCATCCATCAAAAGCTTTACCAGTCTGAAAATATTGCCACCATTGCCATGTCTGAATATATCAACGAATTGGTGAACCATGTTCAGGACAGTCTTGATACCAGGAACCGGATAGTTTTTACACAAAACATCGAATCCCTGGACCTTGATGTATCGCAGGCAATCCCCCTGGGACTGATCATCAATGAGAGCGTTGTTAATGCCATTAAGTATGCATTCCCGCATGACAGGAAAGGCATGGTGAGTATCAGCCTGCGGCATGAAGGGACTGATCAGTTATTGCTGAATATATCGGACAATGGCATTGGTTTACCAGCGGACCTTGATATTATGGAGCATAACTCACTGGGACTTGACCTGGTAAGAGGGCTTGCAAAACAATTAAAAGGCCGCTTCAATATTACAAGCGATAATGGCCTGCATGTAACGATCCGATTTGCAGTTATCAACAAACAAATTTCGGAGGAAGCTTCAGACAATCTTTAAGCAATAGATCTTATGCGTAAAAAAGTGCTTATTGTAGAAGATGAATTTATAGTAGCCAATGATCTGCGGTTAATACTAATACGCGCAGGCTACGGTGTAACAGGTATTGCCGCTTCAGTTGAGGAGGCCAATGAACTTCTGCAAAAGTATAAACCAGATCTTGTAATCCTGGATATCCGGTTAGAAGGAAAACTATCAGGTATTGACTTTGCCCGGAAGCTAAGAGCTGAAAATATTGCTTTTATTTACCTGTCAGCTTATGCAAACCAACAAATACTGGAAGAAGCAAGAACAACCGAGCCATATGGTTTTCTTGTTAAACCATTCAGGGAACAGGACCTGCTGGTTACGCTGGATATTGCATGGTATCGTCATACCAATAGTCTTGAATCAAAACT
This DNA window, taken from Chitinophaga niabensis, encodes the following:
- a CDS encoding carboxymuconolactone decarboxylase family protein, producing MRIKPLPPDTLSPEIRHVHDEIASLVGRSQSQVTMLDAQGALLGPFPPMLHYPQFGIPALSFLRAIDMHATLNKRVREVVILTVGAAFGARFELYAHEITAAALGLPDDIIASLAAGGHPYGLNEQETIAHNIADVLVKGHVVPASTYKQAVKLLGLAGVAELFFLVSGYSLIAMILNGFDMPAPDVQ
- a CDS encoding cupin domain-containing protein, encoding MDQQQKTFRRIVTGHDADGKAIIISDAPPVHTQLVGGVGGPTFFEVWHTLETPALIRAQPNEPDEPGLVLPPPKSGTRIRVIEFPPEGEEIRKLTSADAVAKFRSMGDAKASTSDEAAPHPLMHRTKTVDYGIVLEGEITLVLDRAETTIQAGDIVIQNGTNHAWANRSGKICRMIFMLIDGQFTNEII
- a CDS encoding 2TM domain-containing protein, coding for MTQSTQWGTTTPIDPKKGFRIHLIVFLLVAPAIWLVWYLTDRTYPWPLWSTPAWAIGVFFHYLGVFVFKKPKNN
- a CDS encoding sensor histidine kinase, with the protein product MLRLTLMYILFGVLMSFNGQSQSSAKKGPSGYSYYHPSKDKESWQRLNLLLSSTYLLVAKEGQGSPDSCLHAASRSLGLSTLPVLAEGIGDQELFEQSQWVDRHEPGVGIRLLSKATGRKHLQLLILLGSYYAFQPGHNKDSVGYFLHKAIAESRSLKEERLGRIALCLLGKIYVEKNDSKGDSIYNVLINQCRKAGDKETEARAYAYRGIYTSPTRATLLTKAADQQKAADLYHQLGNTEAEINILTDLGYMLVVTGQLKTANEVFLKALTLAEAINYPYIHYNTEALAMVNVYQSKFGEPLRYALQTIRVAESCRDSIGWGYFYSRMSHLYEMEGRWKESADMAQLAVKRFIADRNPTVYNALHPIVIYLSEQGRAKEAYNLALDAVKKVGIPQNISEKIFYCHTLSSCHLFMGNLDLAEMYAREMDSLETIAEGIRGPLRRTLINDQFAYIHFKRGQYRKSRELLKKRFATIFIAGRDLSSDLVAYRWLISIDSALGDKAAAVSHYEKYTQLLDSNFRITKIRQAEELQVMYETQEKENQITLLNEQATLQKANFKQAKLVKDLTLAGIAAVIIIAGLLYWQNRLKQKNAIVITHKNEQLQQLLTDREWLLKEIHHRVKNNLQIVMSLLNSQAVYINNDAAFTAIQDSKRRVYAMSLIHQKLYQSENIATIAMSEYINELVNHVQDSLDTRNRIVFTQNIESLDLDVSQAIPLGLIINESVVNAIKYAFPHDRKGMVSISLRHEGTDQLLLNISDNGIGLPADLDIMEHNSLGLDLVRGLAKQLKGRFNITSDNGLHVTIRFAVINKQISEEASDNL